One segment of Chionomys nivalis chromosome 3, mChiNiv1.1, whole genome shotgun sequence DNA contains the following:
- the LOC130871319 gene encoding olfactory receptor 2M3-like: protein MQWNNWTFSYDFILLGIFDHSPLHTFFFSLTLGIFFMAILGNSIMVLLIYLDVQLHTPMYILLSQLSLMDLMLICTTVPQMAFNFLSGNKSISMANCGCQIFFYVSLLGAECFLLALMAYDRYAAICHPLRYPILMSPKICGIMAASSWILGSVDGIIEVAAALSFSYCGAREIPHFFCEVPALLTLSCSDTSIYEMMIFFCCVIMLIFPVTIIIASYTRVILAVIRMSSAESRHKAFATCSSHLVVVGMYYGAAMFIYMRPSSGRSPNQDKMVSAFYTILTPMLNPLIYSLRNKEVARAFFKVLRMNKVAV, encoded by the coding sequence ATGCAATGGAACAATTGGACCTTCAGCTATGACTTCATCCTGCTGGGAATTTTTGATCATAGCCCTCttcatacttttttcttttcactcaCACTGGGTATCTTCTTCATGGCCATCTTGGGTAATTCTATCATGGTGCTTCTCATCTACTTGGATGTTCAACTTCACACCCCGATGTACATCCTTCTTAGCCAACTTTCCCTCATGGATCTCATGCTCATTTGTACCACAGTGCCCCAGATGGCCTTCAACTTCCTCTCTGGGAACAAGTCCATCTCCATGGCTAACTGCGGATGCCAGATATTCTTCTATGTATCTCTGCTTGGAGCCGAGTGTTTTCTGTTGGCATTAATGGCCTATGATCGTTATGCGGCTATTTGCCATCCATTAAGGTATCCTATTCTTATGAGTCCTAAAATCTGTGGTATCATGGCTGCCTCCTCATGGATTCTTGGTTCCGTTGATGGCATAATAGAAGTTGCAGCAGCATTGTCCTTCTCGTATTGTGGTGCCAGAGAAATACCTCACTTTTTCTGTGAGGTTCCAGCCCTGCTCACTCTTTCATGTAGTGATACGTCGATATATGAAATGAtgatatttttctgctgtgtaattaTGCTTATCTTCCCAGTAACAATCATTATTGCTTCCTACACTCGTGTGATTCTGGCTGTCATTCGAATGTCTTCTGCTGAGAGTCGCCACAAGGCTTTTGCAACCTGTTCCTCTCACCTTGTGGTGGTGGGAATGTACTATGGGGCAGCCATGTTCATTTACATGAGACCCTCTTCTGGTCGTTCTCCTAATCAGGACAAAATGGTGTCAGCTTTCTATACCATCCTTACTCCTATGTTGAATCCCCTCATTTACAGTCTCCGCAACAAAGAAGTGGCCAGAGCATTCTTCAAAGTATTACGGATGAATAAGGTTGCAGTGTGA